One genomic segment of Salarias fasciatus chromosome 8, fSalaFa1.1, whole genome shotgun sequence includes these proteins:
- the LOC115393494 gene encoding uncharacterized protein LOC115393494 → MANETVETSCTEEDDFHENIPPGPSGTLCTVSTPASTNQGKVNPPLPEMPSALTPFFKYMNIANKCHSPKPLKCVNNPVQGVPELRFGAGGSGSASASSWLFDEVLPEMSFLDDTCDLGSPCNSRLCATSNASHPVIVTAVKTPPEKSPEAPPELFSRDVRLSWLDVKNFSEITLLDETHENQSPPAAQMLPNNSNQGVEFNDSTSKLSGPTDPQPGQSAVSQSEESPRLSVQSDKCVEDNPPKTSLVDNPDVTGGSVLESSKSRLEKRGETFDEIQMSSLENTSCSQPANITYNLSCGSMSAQDAQLSTSDMKCNPNTTKTPPSPSTAGAANGTFTLSQPSNGTFTLSQPSNGTITLSDQSNLSLSSVLSGTAPMSPLQNHTIDLPQPDVMNPEMKSDAADHTRSFPTEMPLIKNPMCSAVRESDSSDVPHSSTESRSPQKCSGSPAVEEPVALQNTVECEKLSTQNVSVSLLESSSTDHHQEKMDKHSPQTCNLTTSLKEGPPEESGSSGTGSATNPTDEAGKREDICEVDPVLGASPAAARRESEDHSKSGLALFDYSANSINHQSLITETSKAHTFDLDETLDLEGKALVTSTPIVNCKVLSGIPQHEEGRNPAVQKKLLDEDPVKPAAQAAPQALPNLASDHKALLKQQTSVAKPRLPPPKRASELLKNRAASALPGRFQLVTSGPPMTRQRLQAEASRNAAASDAPKRTMGTSGSYNLRATTTGLKLPGSGLPRPQQNGIPSGIQRMASGLKKPSARGIAQAPEKLPEPAVMPSTAAASSTASDAASRARALKPAIKSQKAGTTKSQAQAATPGPKTLQSKKHPLPRNEAVPSSKKPKMDAVSSRNPESSAACQTDGCNDQTCDAAVPSSAAGSSSGCDAATRALKPPAKTQKAVTTKSQAHGCANCTLLEKQNKVMAEENKVMAEEIKRLNEELLKLQTRK, encoded by the exons ATGGCCAACGAAACTGTGGAAACCTCATGTACCGAGGAAGATGACTTCCATGAAAACATTCCACCCGGGCCCAGTGGGACTCTCTGCACCGTGTCAACCCCAGCTTCAACAAATCAAGGCAAAGTAAATCCACCGCTCCCTGAAATGCCGTCTGCTCTAACgccattttttaaatacatgaataTTGCCAATAAGTGCCATTCTCCAAAACCCTTAAAATGTGTGAACAATCCTGTTCAGGGTGTGCCTGAGTTGCGTTTTGGTGCTGGTGGCTCgggttcagcttcagcttcaagtTGGCTCTTTGATGAAGTTTTACCAGAGATGAGTTTCCTTGATGATACATGTGACTTGGGTTCACCCTGTAACAGTCGCCTGTGTGCGACCAGCAACGCCTCTCATCCTGTGATTGTCACTGCAGTCAAAACCCCTCCTGAAAAGAGTCCCGAAGCCCCTCCTGAATTATTCAGTCGTGACGTCAGACTGTCCTGGCTGGATGTTAAGAACTTTTCAGAAATTACCCTCCTTGATGAGACGCATGAAAATCAGtcaccaccagctgcacaaaTGCTTCCCAACAATTCTAACCAGGGTGTTGAATTCAACGACTCTACGTCAAAGCTCAGTGGACCAACAGATCCACAACCTGGTCAGTCAGCCGTCAGTCAGAGTGAGGAGTCGCCACGTTTGAGTGTCCAGTCAGACAAGTGTGTGGAGGACAACCCACCGAAAACATCCTTGGTCGACAATCCAGACGTTACAGGGGGCAGTGTTTTGGAAAGCAGCAAATCTCGAttggagaaaagaggagaaactttTGACGAAATTCAGATGTCATCATTGGAAAATACATCATGTTCCCAACCAGCAAACATAACGTACAATTTAAGCTGTGGAAGCATGTCTGCTCAGGATGCACAGTTGTCTACCTCAGATATGAAGTGTAACCCAAACACCACCAAGACGCCGCCGAGCCCAAGCACAGCTGGTGCTGCAAATGGCACATTTACACTTTCGCAACCATCGAATGGCACATTTACACTTTCGCAACCATCAAATGGCACAATTACACTTTCGGACCAATCAAATCTGAGTCTCTCTTCTGTGTTAAGCGGTACCGCTCCAATGTCTCCTCTTCAGAATCACACGATTGATTTACCCCAACCTGATGTGATGAATCCGGAAATGAAGAGCGATGCTGCGGATCACACACGTTCATTCCCCACTGAAATGCCCCTCATTAAGAATCCCATGTGCTCTGCTGTTAGAGAAAGTGATTCAAGTGATGTGCCACACAGCTCTACAGAAAGCCGATCTCCTCAGAAATGCAGTGGAAGCCCTGCTGTGGAGGAACCCGTTGCGCTCCAAAACACTGTTGAGTGTGAGAAACTATCAACACAGAACGTCTCAGTAAGTTTGTTAGAGTCGAGCTCAACTGACCACCATCAGGAAAAGATGGACAAGCACTCTCCTCAAACCTGTAATCTAACCACGAGCCTTAAAGAAGGCCCTCCAGAGGAGTCTGGGAGTAGTGGGACAGGATCTGCCACAAATCCGACTGATGAAGCCGGCAAGCGTGAAGACATATGTGAAGTTGATCCGGTTTTAGGTGCGTCGCCAGCAGCTGCTCGACGTGAAAGTGAAGATCACTCCAAATCTGGACTCGCTTTATTTGATTACTCCGCCAACTCCATCAACCATCAAAGCTTAATTACAGAGACCAGCAAAGCTCACACCTTCGATCTAGATGAGACTTTAGATTTGGAGGGGAAGGCTCTTGTCACTTCAACACCAATAGTAAACTGTAAAGTGTTGAGCGGAATTCCCCAGCATGAGGAGGGCAGGAACCCAGCAGTACAGAAAAAGCTGCTGGATGAAGATCCCGTCAAACCCGCTGCTCAGGCGGCGCCTCAAGCTCTGCCAAACCTCGCCAGTGACCATAAAGCACTGTTGAAGCAGCAAACCAGCGTTGCAAAACCACGTCTCCCTCCTCCAAAGCGTGCATCAGAATTGTTGAAGAACAGAGCGGCCTCCGCTCTTCCAGGACGTTTCCAGCTGGTGACCTCTGGCCCGCCCATGACGAGGCAAAGACTCCAAGCAGAGGCTTCCAGAAATGCAGCTGCTTCCGACGCACCAAAGAGG accATGGGAACGTCGGGCTCCTACAACTTGCGTGCTACAACAACAG GATTAAAACTCCCAGGCTCGGGTTTGCCGAGGCCACAACAGAATGGTATTCCTTCAGGCATCCAGAGAATGGCCTCAGGTCTTAAAAAGCCTTCAGCCAGGGGCATTGCACAAGCTCCTGAGAAACTCCCTGAACCTGCAG TGATGCCATCGACTGCTGCTGCCTCATCAACTGCTTCTGATGCTGCCAGCAGAGCCAGGGCCCTGAAACCGGCTATAAAAAGTCAAAAAGCCGGGACTACGAAATCCCAGGCTCAAG CTGCAACTCCTGGGCCAAAGACTTTACAATCAAAGAAGCATCCGTTGCCGAGAAACGAAGCCGTGCCGTCATCAAAGAAGCCAAAAATGG ATGCTGTTTCATCACGCAACCCTGAGTCCTCGGCAGCTTGTCAGACCGACGGTTGCAATGACCAAACATGCG ATGCGGCAGTGCCATCAAGTGCTGCCGGGTCGTCATCTGGTTGTGATGCTGCCACCAGAGCCCTGAAACCGCCGGCAAAGACTCAGAAAGCGGTGACGACTAAATCCCAGGCTCATG GTTGTGCCAACTGCACTCTGttggaaaagcaaaacaaagtgaTGGCCGAAGAAAACAAAGTGATGGCAGAAGAAATAAAGAGGCTGAACGAAG agctgctgaaattacagacaagaaaataa